The DNA region AGGAGTGTCCGCATAAACTCGGATGATTTCCCGATAAAAATCGGGATTTGTCAAAACAAATTTATCTTAAGTTATAACCGTTCGCTTTGGCTGTTTCTACAAGGGAATCTGAAAGTTCTTTGAATCGATCTTGTGTAAACGTTTTGTCATAGGACATAAGTCTAAATCGATAGGTAACAGATTTTTTACCTTCCCCCACCGTTTCTCCTTGGAAGATCGTTTGAACAAATACGGATTCTAACTCTGGAATTTGCATACCTCGAACAAGAGTGACAAAGGATTCTGTCGTATCTTTTTCGTTCATTAGTAAGGAAAGATCCAATTGGCCTTGAGGAAAGTTAGACGGTGGAACAAAATGTGAATTCCTACCTTGTTTTTCCCATACTTCCACTAACTTTTCCATGTTAATTTTAGATAGGATAGCCCTACGTTTTAAATCATATTCGTCCGCATAACGTGTGTGAAGGATTCCTAATTCGGCAATTTCAATTCCATCATAGGACAAAACAAGTCCAGCGTTGGGATGGAAATAGTTGCGATTCGTTTTTGCCCATTCGTACTTAGGAAGGTTTAAATATTGGAAAAGTTCGGAAATAGTTTCTCTTACTTGTAAAAATTCTAATTCAACCGCGGATAAATCATTTGGTTTGTTTTTAGAAAGTGAAAGGATAGACATCCAACGTCTTTCTTCCGCAAGTTCCGTTCCTTTTCCTTCTTTATGATAGGTTCTACCAAGTTCAAACAAATTAACAGACTCAAATCGGTCTTGGTTTAGTTTGGCTTGTTTGATAAGTCCTGGGAATAAACTGTTTCGTAGTAACGAATGTTCGTCGGGCATTTCGTTTGCAATTTTTAAAGACGAACTTTCTTCCTTTGATTCTAATTTAGAATCAGTAGGTGAGGCAAAAGAATAATTATAAACTTCATTGAATCCCACTTCTAAAGCGAGGAAGTTTTTCACTCTTCTTTCTAATTCTCGTAATGGATTACGTATTGGTGTTTCCACTGCCATAGAAAGTGCTTCGGTTTTGATGGAAGCATAACCAATGGTTCTTCCAATTTCTTCTACAAGATCTTCGGGGATGGTCACATCGTAATTTTGTCTGAATCTTGGAACAAGGACGGATAGTTCTTCGTCTTTGTTTGTGACTTTGAACCCAAGTCGGTTTAATATTTCTGTGACTTCAGTTTGAGAAATATTTTTTCCAAGTTTATGACGAAGGAAACTTAGATTTGTTTGGATGGTAACTGATTTTGATTCTGTTTGGTTGAATCCTTGTGGTTCATAAACTTTGATATTTGGATTTCCGTTTTCTTTTAAAAGTTGTACAGCCCGTTTGATAACAGGTAAACAAGTGTAACTGTCTAATCCTTTTTCGTATCGAACAGCAGATTCTGTGCGGATATTTGTTTTACGAATTGTATAACGAACATCTTCTCTTTTGAAAACAGCAGATTCTATCACTATGTTTTTTG from Leptospira noumeaensis includes:
- the pheT gene encoding phenylalanine--tRNA ligase subunit beta, encoding MKLSVDWLNEFTPLSQIPFEKVLEKINTSICEIDDVEEFKIHLSSVITVKIKSLEKHPNAEKLSTTIATDGSKDYQIVTAATNVKVGDIVPLALPGTKLDGKEILDSELRGVRSQGMYCSEKELGLALESSGVLIFPADTSLGISVRKLYLWEDTILTIDNKSITHRPDLWNHFGFARELASQLQLPLNDFPFQTNTKWESGNEGLVVEKSDNAHAYYVSSIQNVNIAPSNTKIKSRLEKCGIRSINNVVDVSNYLLLELGQPTHFFDREKLKSTTFSVVKSKDGDKFPLLDDTTPKLQKDLLLIQNGKDPVALAGAMGGKESAVTDSTKNIVIESAVFKREDVRYTIRKTNIRTESAVRYEKGLDSYTCLPVIKRAVQLLKENGNPNIKVYEPQGFNQTESKSVTIQTNLSFLRHKLGKNISQTEVTEILNRLGFKVTNKDEELSVLVPRFRQNYDVTIPEDLVEEIGRTIGYASIKTEALSMAVETPIRNPLRELERRVKNFLALEVGFNEVYNYSFASPTDSKLESKEESSSLKIANEMPDEHSLLRNSLFPGLIKQAKLNQDRFESVNLFELGRTYHKEGKGTELAEERRWMSILSLSKNKPNDLSAVELEFLQVRETISELFQYLNLPKYEWAKTNRNYFHPNAGLVLSYDGIEIAELGILHTRYADEYDLKRRAILSKINMEKLVEVWEKQGRNSHFVPPSNFPQGQLDLSLLMNEKDTTESFVTLVRGMQIPELESVFVQTIFQGETVGEGKKSVTYRFRLMSYDKTFTQDRFKELSDSLVETAKANGYNLR